In Rhea pennata isolate bPtePen1 chromosome 13, bPtePen1.pri, whole genome shotgun sequence, the DNA window GTTTGAAGACAAATTTAATCCCTGAGCCAAGGTAACGCATTGCAAAGTCAAAAGAAGTCACACACCACACCAAAGGGATCAAATTCCAGCTTTCCAAATGCCTGCAGAATTCCTTGCTTCAGGAATATCCATGACCTTTATGCCTACACCTATTGTTTGCTCATGGAAAGTCACCCAAGGCACTGAATATATTCAGGTAAGGGACAGGGTTTAAGTATTTGCAAGCATCCTTCTGACCTCATGATGCAATTCATTTATCAATTTTTCCACAGAAGTCAAGAGCACAGCCTGCACTTTGCACAGGTTATCTCCAGATTGTACAAGTACATGTACAAGTTAGGTACACGTACAGATACAAATGCCTGCAAGTTTTATTGAAGGCCTTCaccatattaaaaacaaaaggcaacACCACGAAGAAACTACTGAAATAACTGCTCTGAAGCAGAATGCATCTAAGGTGAACATAGAACTTCATGACTGTTTTAGCTTTATAaccaaaagcaatgaaaatagtcaatattaaataaattcttaataTCTAGAATTGAACGCGTTTACTTTTCTCCCATGATCTGGGAGTAGAAAAGACCTTGATTTTAAAGTATCTGAATTTGACAGTCTGAAATTTAACCTGTAACTCGGCTAACCCACACATAATTGCTTATCAAGAAGTCACTGTCCTTGCAATTTCCCTGTTTCATGAAGcaggaaaatggaagaaagactatgtctcttttgaaaatatttacacagaaaaCAACTTAAGATTAAGCACTGTTActgaagcaatttaaaataaatccttcctAAAAAGTCTGCTAATGCTTATCTAGCAATTTATTGTTTGGAGATACTACACTCAGTGTAATTTAAATAGCATTTGAAACATTCCAACAGGAATCACATTGCACTGAAAGAAGCAATGTGCTTCTCTTACATTTCTGTACACATCTGCCTAGAGCCTGTGCATTCAGTGCACAGGTTTACAATGCCGAGCTTCTACATGGGTACCTATCACACTACAGAATGAAGTTCTTTGGAATTAAGACAAGCACAGCACATCTTCGTCTCTATGCTGTAATGACTTAAGGCTTCTTGCTGCTCTCTTTGGTCAATGCGAGCCAAAGGAGACTCCATCCATTGTCACTCATGTTTGAGCTGGAATATGATTTCATCAGGTAGATTAAAATTTGCTGAAGCTTCAGACAGGTAGACCAGCGACACATCAGTTGCGGACTGCTCCAGGCCCTTCTGGAAGGAGGGATGcaaaaaaagtcttgaaaaaAAGCCATGCTGTGCTTATAAAGGAGGGACTAGCCTGCTGGTATTCCCGTAAAACTTGTCCCTCCTCAGAAGAGGCCTCTGGTTCATCTACTCCATCcgcattttcttcctgctgaaaTAAAGGATATTTGGTAAATGAGCAgcatttaagaaatatatatatactgtttGGTATCCAGTGTTAAAGTTACTCTTTCAGAATATAAAAAGCATACTTCTGTACCAAAATATCACCTCTAAACAACCACATAGCTGAAAGAGCAAACTGCATGCTACTGTTGCTGATTTACTCAGGTTGTATGTTCGAGAACACTGCGTTTAGGACAAATACCTACAGCAAGAAGCAGCAACAGACAAGATCAAAACTGTACTGTTTATACCTTTACAACCATCTTTAACATTCACTGACATGAACCAGAAAGTCAACTTGTGTAAGCAATTTAAGTCTTTCACTTCATTCAAGTAAATCATGTCACTAGGTCAGACTAAGCATTGCAAGCTGAACAGATTCTCTAACTGCAGACAATAAGACTATTACTGCAGTAAGTATGAACCCACCTCTACCTACTGCAGATACCTGCCTTTTCTCCAGTTACACAAAAATCTGATAAATCTACAAGTTCTGCTACAAAAGGTACCCTCCTCTAACCAAGATTTTGTGGCATAAACTGCCGGAGTGGTGTGTTTACGAGGAATTATCAGGACTACTACCTAAAACAGAAGTAAGTTCCCAGATGAAAGACTTtcaattccattaaaaaaaagtgtgaggACATATTAACAGACAGAAGCtacaaaacaacattttagGCTACATGTTATTTTGTAGAAAAGAGCAATAGACCAtgccaaaggaaaaagcaggctaGTAATTATTCCACCATGGAAaatagcttctgaaaaaaactgttttattttttcctactacTGTAGttagcaaactgaaaataaagcttcACAGGATTTCATGTTCATGGTTTAGAAACAAGACAATACCTGTAAATTGTTGTTCTGATCCTGGTTTACAGCAGCTTGAGGAGGAACATTGTTTGGAAAGGGCTGAACTGGCCTTCGTCTAAATGGAAGCCATCCAACATGATGCCTAGGAAAGCCAATAGATTTATTAATACTGGTGAAACACTCTTGCAGTCTGTAAGTCTTCAAGCAGTCAGACATTACTTGAATTGTCTTGATGTAACAGGAAAGTTCAACACACTGAAATAGTCTGCCCTAACCTGTAGAGATGCTGGAGGAAATACTTTCAAAGCCTTCTCTATTACCAAAAACTATGAGGTAGAAGCAGAAAATTGAGTATTTGGTAGTGTTCAGAGTAACAGGTATAAAGCTGGATGTGATGCTACTTAACCAAGACCTTAAGCCTACTGAAATACAGCTGATACAGGTGTAAGGAAAGCTTGGAGTTTGCCTTAAATGTTAGTCACATCCCTGGGTAGCTTGTCTGCACTCACCTTAAGCAAGCTACGCAATAAACAACTTAAGACTGGCATTATCTCACAAATACATAACAGGTCATAAAGAGCTGCTTAGGAAATCAGTGTCACTGCAGTGACTGCACCTTGTAACCCAAAGTGTCAACTGTTTATTTAATAGCAATAATCATGAAGTGCAAGGGCTACTAATGAAGCAAATAACTTTCCAAATCTTATGCAGACTTTGGAGAGTGAAAGGCTGAATGTTTGAACTGTTCCACAGTATCATCTTCTAGACGTACCAACAGCAATTCAAAGGCCAGCATTACTCATTTCACTGGTAGTCAACAAATTtaaggggggagaggggagaaatcTTTCCCAGACAAAAGATTCCAAATGTACCAGCTGAGGGCCTGTCACTTTTATTGACCCTATCTAAGGGATGATACAAGCTTTTCCCCTAGAAAGACTGGAAAGCAACTCAGGACACTGTATTCAGTTTAGTTTTGTCTGCTCTCCAGAAGTAACACACAGTAGAAAAGCCCATGTGGCTACACAACTTACAGATAAGGTCTAAGATTATCTTCCAGATAGACTTCATACAACTGCTTCCAAACAAGGAAGTGTTATTTACTACATTTGAACCTACATGTCTGTCTACTCTACACTATAGAGAGTTACTAGGGACTTTACTGAGCTACTTTGGTTTCAAGCAGTTCTCTACAGAAAGCCAACTATGCCAGAATAAGCTTGAGTATGTCAAAGCATAACATGCCATCCATTACTCGTTCTTCACTCAATACATGAGTAggctgtatttgtatttttaaatgctaaacgCTAAGTTATACCAGGATAAAAGGAGCGCTTCAACTTTTCTGCACCTACGTCATATAACACTCAAATGTAAGAAAGCTTAACACAGTACAACTTAATATTtcaatgaaatgttttcaaatataataaatattagtATCACACACTTACAGATACATCAGAACAGTGCCACCCATAACCAGGAGAAATTTGCTGACACTAGAGTAGAAATAGACGATGTTGACAAAGACATAAAACAACGTTGCGGAGTAGAGCCAGTCCAACCAATCTCGATTGccaccctcctcctcttcctccataAGCGGACCCCCTTGGGCATTCATTCGCAGGTTTTGGTTGGCTGCTGGGTTAACCTGTGGAGCAACATTCTGGTTTCCAGGTTGATTTTGTGCAGGAAACGGGTCTGGAAGAGGAGTCGGGGATGTCACCGGTGCCACCGGTATCTCTTGAGAACGTTGTGTACGGGATGGATcagcagatgcagcagcagaagccaagctgaaaaccagaaaaaaagtacagaatAAAGCTTGGGCAAATACTTTTACATCTGATGACGGTACTAAAAACTGCTCAATTTGTTAAAAAGTATAAAGCTAGAGTCACATTATACAGGTAAGTAAAAGACAAAGTTTAGCAACTACAGCAGGGTAGAAGATGCAAGTATTGGTTCTTCCTATGACAAGACTTGATATGACTTGAGCAAGTCAACTCATGCCAGTTTTACCTTCAGTTTTAAGAATAACTTCAGCACTTTGCAGAAAGCTTTCCAAATACCTTTAGACTgctcagaaagcatttttacaaTCCTTCACTTGACCTAAGACAACAACATACAGTCCATCTATAGCCTACTTAAAGCAGCCAGAAAAAGATGACAGATGAGGCTTATCAACAGGATTTAGTTTGCTCTGCAGATACATGCCCTCCCAGCAAAAGAGTTCAAGATCTGCAAGTTGCAGGACTCAAAGCCACTGGCCTAGACAGTGAGCCAAATAAAGTGACAGTCAGAAGTACATGCCACACGTATTTCCACACGATACAACACAAAGTACAAAAAGTGCATCCCAAAAAGTTGAGCTGCatcaaaacagaagagctgTCATAAGCTTTCTACTTCTTTATGTTGCAGTTTCTACTTTCCACTGGCagttttttgaagaagaaaacttaCTATTGCATGTAATATTGTCTTGCATAGATCTGCTGAAACCAGGACATCTGAAGCATGCTGTAAGTTGTGTAAGCAGAGAACCCAGGAGCCACACGTTGAAAAGGATGCCGAGTTGTTTCGGGCCTTGTTTGAAATTTAAACATAATATAGTTAAATACAGGACAAACTGggacactgattttttttacatgacACATGCAAACAGCTTCCACCATTTTGTGGATCTCAaacaaaattcatatttaaaacatttaacaaGCATCTCTTTATCCACatgaataaaggaaaaattttcaACTAATAGAGCAGAGCATTTCTCTTTTAGCTTCTTCAGCGTCCACCAAAGCTTACAGATCCTCATTACCCTTAGCCTATATGCTATTGGCTTAACACAGAACACATGACATACAGGGCTTGCATTCAAAGGTCTTCCCAGATTGACAACATTTTAAGAACTTGACTGACATAGACAACAATCCTGTTTACCTGGTACTAGCTTCTGCTGAAGACTGGCTGTCAGAAGAGCATCTCTGTCTTTCACTATTTGAGGAAGACACAGGAGATTCTCGACTAGCTTCTGGCAACACTTTTAGCTGATCAGTTTTAACCTGAGGATAACAATGCAGTCAGCAAGGATTCAGAACACTAAGAACACCTTATGCAAAAAAGTTACACCACACTGAACATACCTTAGTTTTAGAATACTGTTATACAGTCCATACACTTTATCCTGCAGTAACCTCCTCTCTAGGTACTGTCACAGTACTAACTCCATTCACACCAGAAACTCACCAACATTTAAAGCTCCTGAAAAGTGACTTGTATACAAGAAGTGACTTGATTACACTCTTTTCACTTTCAGGATATCTAGGTCTGCATTTCCTAATTCTGTCACACAAACAGTCAGGCCCTGTCTGGTTATAAAAAAGCAATTGGAGAAACAGAGGATTCCACTCAAAAGAGCTTGACTTGTTAGCTATTAAGTGTTTATGGTTGCATACATAAACTGCTGTATAGAGATGCTAAGTCAAGAGCTGCTCTGTGCTAATATATCTGTACAATATCCAGACCAGAGACAGCCTCTATCTGGCAAACTCCAAACATAAGTAGACTAAACTCCAATTGCCTAGAATGGACAATGTAAGCGTACTTTTAAATACACCAACACACTCTTGAAACTAAAACACATCCTTAGCCATCTGGCATCTATTGCCGTTAACACCAGCAAGTATTCAGATCAAGtactaatgcttttttttaaggcttgcTTTATGCTTCCAAGTCTTTAATGAGAGCAGTTAAACAGTCTTCAATTAagtcttctttcttcctcacacACTGACATGGGGTTAGAAGTCCTTTTTTTGCCCTAGAATGATTATCTTCTGCCCAGTCTTTCTGTCCAGAAGTGAGGCATGTGACAGGTTATATACTAtttaacaaaactgaatttaCCAGATACAGTCTTTGCTTGGTaaagaaatgctgtgttttacaATTAGGTTGTACTATTCTCAAATGCCATTGGAATCTTTACTTATGAACAATAAATCAATTTGTATTGAActcattcaaaataattttcatatcTCTAATCAATAAAACTACCACCAGAAGCAATACACCTGCAAGAAAAACCTACAGCATCAGTGATATTTAAAATAGCCATTACTTTCCATTCTTCAAATGGTCATAAACTCAAGATACAGTGATATGTTGAGTCAGGATGACTACCTTTGCATTGGTTTCTCGTGCAGTCACAGGAGTCTTGAGGTTGTACACCAGATGAAGAGCATGCAATTCTTCCTGCTAAAACATAAGTAGGGGCACGTTAAAAAGCAATTGTTTCACCTTGCTTGACATATTAGCACAGCACAGAAGAATTTATACCTTTGGCAGAAACTCTCTCAGACAGTGATGATCAAGCAGTAGTTTCCCAGAATAAATCAGTCTTTGGTCCTCTTCAGGCTTGGGAGAAGACAGAGTTATGGTAGTTACTTACTCTGGCAAGTGCCTGCAAACATTAGGCATTTGCATTATGCGTAACACTGATTAATATAAATTGTGGCCAAATGGACAGACACATGCAACTGTAAAGTACCCTGCACATCAAGTTGCATGAGGGATTGTGCACACCCAAGAATTTGGCTAGCATGACTAGAACAGTTGATTACTGAAGTGCAAAATTCCTTGAGAACTAAACCAGCAGGAGGATAAAAAGCATTCCTTTAGCAAAGGACTTGCTACATACCAGCTCTTTTACAGTTCTGACAGAAGCCTTTGTGCTCCTTGTAAAGAGACATTGGCAGTACTGTCTAATCCAAGCAGCACTGAAGGTGCTATCAACTAAACCTGCTAGACCCCCTGAGATGAACCTGAGCAGCTGTTTACCTAAAGTCTTCCTACTGCTGCAAAACAGTCAGTGAGAACATCTTGCTTCCAGGCAATCACCTTCCCATAGGGAAAGTAAATCTTAACAGGGCTTATTAGAACCTTCATACATGCTAGTAAGGCACCTCTCAAGGGGCCGCTATAAAGTTCACACATGTGATGCAATACAGTTAGAACCTAGATCAGCATCCAGAAGCTGGATGAGGCAGCTCGCTTCCGCTGAACTGAGTCACCGAGAGGCAAAAAGCACATATCCCCCAGTGAGAACATTCTGTAGGCAAGCCTCTGCCAGCTGCCCATCAGGTGAGACAGAGAACAGCACTACATGCTTGCTGAGCTCTCACAATGCCAACCCACTGGATCTCGACTCAACTCAGATGCCTGCATTTAAAATCGCAAAGAGCTCTGCAAAGCCCATTACACAGCCATGAACATACTGAACAGCCATCTTCACAGGTTCTTGATTTACAGGGCAAGAATCAGCTTTCAAATGCTGTTCCTAATAAATCTAAAAGGTGCCTCAGTCCACTGCCTATATCCAAGATGTTTCACATCATTTCATAGATACTGTTCAACAACAAACCTTGTAGATACACAATTTTCACATAAGCAGTAATATTTATTAACCTTGCCTGCAGCCCAGATCAAGCTTTCCCACCAAGAGCAGAAAGGTTTCCAACCACATGCTGTAAACACCTCTCAAGTACGTCCAGTGCCCTATCAGGACAAGTTAATATTTAACAGCGGTTACACAAGAAACTGAATTAACTCCTAAAATAACTCCCAGCACAGCTTGAACAAGTTTCACATCTATATTTATCAGTAAACAACGGGTAACTGATGCAATGCGGTGCACGACCCTCCTCCCCCAGATCACTTGCAAAAGCAGGTGCTGGAAACGCTCccctctatttttatttgtttatttatttatttttgcagtctGCCTAAGGATTTGCATCACTTGGCCGAACCGCCGCCGGGGACTCGCCGTCATCCCaccgcggcggctcccgccgggcTGGAGGTAGCGTCCGCAGCCGCCACGGACTCGCCCGCGGCGACCCGTTTGGGGGGCGCGGCGGGAAGCGCCGTTAAACCGGAGGCGGGAGAAGGACGAGAGGGAGAACTCACCGGCGCGTCGGGTAGCAGGCGGCGCAGCTCGGCCTTGAGGCGGCGCACGGTCCAGGCGGGCTCGGCGCGGAGCCGCAGGTCGCGGTGCCGCTGCGTGGGGCTCTTGACGAGCAGCGCCAAGGGCCCCTCCATGACAGGCGCCCTCCCACCGGCCCAGACCGCAgagcggcggcccccggcggggcCTTTATAGCGCCTCGGGTcacggcccggcccgccgcgcctCGCCCctcggcccggccgcgctgGCTGGAGCTGATTGGCTGCGGCGGGAGAAGAGGTTGCCACGTGGGCCAATGGGAAGCAGAGCCGTGTGGagcgcggcgggagggcgggggcagggagcagcgggCAGGGCGCGTGATTGGGCGGCGCCCGGGGTGGGGGGTCTGCGGGACGTTGACGGGGCGCAAGGGTCGCCTAGGGGTTACCATGGCGACGGGGCCTTGGCCTGGGCCGCGTGCGCAGCGAGCGACTCGGCGGCCGTtgcgcgggggcggcggagcTCGGCGGCGCCTCCCTGCTGGACCGGGACGGAGGGGAGACACGAGCCCCCTCCCTCCGCTCCTGCCTAGTGTCGGCCTGGCGCGTTTAACGCAGCCGCTGCGGGACCCCCTCGGGCCGGGCCTTCCGTAGCTGCCGAGCCCAGCAGGCCCTGGCtcgcggcgggggggggggggggggagcctgGGCACGGCCTGCATTTTGGGGAGCCtccggcgccgctgccccccggggggggggcatggTGGAGGTGACCTTACGCAGCCGTGCCGCTTGCCGAGAGACCGGAGGGCAGCCGGACCCCCAAGGGTCAGTGGGCCTATGTGAGGCAGCCTGCCCTCCTCTGGCCCCCAAGCAGCAGGAATATTTGGTCATACTCCGCTGCAGCACGTCTTCTGGCACGCTGATCCCAGGTCCTGCCTCTTCGCGCTAGAAACACGGTTATCCGCGCCTTGCTGCCACTCACCTGAAAGCCTGACTGTAATAACACAGGCTCCACTGTTACCTTgtgatcttttctttcctgaaaagcagaaagaggctCTGTGGGAGAGGTTATTTAGCGAGCTTAGAGATTATTTAGTGAGCTCTCTTTGCTCTGTTCTTTGCCACCTGCTCAGAGCAAATCTCTGTAATACCTTGGCTGTGGCTGTAAGGCCAATTTAAAGGATTCCTGAGTTCAGTCTTTGCTTTCCCCCCCTTCTGTAAAGCAGCAACACAGCCCTCTGGCAGGCCTACAGTGTGCTGAATCTACAGGCTGATTCAAGCAAAACGTCACCTTTTTTGATGCTGTTATTTCACTAGATCTACAAAACTACCTAAATAATTTTGTTCCTGAAACTGAGGAGGCATAACAGCTTCTGCACGGGTCCAAAATAAGTGTGCAACGGTGTGCAGGCTGTTGACAAAGTATGAGAATTCATTAGGctatcacaaaaaaaatactctcaTCTTGCAGAACTGCGGCTTCAGCGTTCTCTTTCAGATACTCGTCTTCCGTTAAGACATGAtccagcaacagaaaaaacagtggTAATGATACTAATGCACCAGGAGAGGGTTTTTtgtatacttttaaaaaatgaagtaagaaTGTGAGAAGTCAACACAGATACACCACCAGTTGTATGTGTCTGCACCACATGTTTACTCTCCTCATTTTGTTAGCTGCTTAGTACTCTTTGGCAGCCGTACCTGTTGCCCAAAGGCACAGATAGATAATTTTGCAGCCAACAGCTGATTTTGCAACCAGAAAAGACACTCAGCCACTGGGGCTCATCATCTCTCAGCTTCCTGAGGAAGATCTGTGCCCACAGGGCATTACTGTCTTGGGAAATGACAGGTAAAATCAGAATGAAATGAACTGAGTTTAAGTCCAGTCTGATAAACCTGCCAGAGTACAACCGCACACCTTTCAAGGGTGAAGAAAGCAGGCGAGTCCATTCCTGTATGGCATCCTTCCCCACAAAGAGTACTGCTAGAACAAG includes these proteins:
- the HERPUD1 gene encoding homocysteine-responsive endoplasmic reticulum-resident ubiquitin-like domain member 1 protein isoform X2 gives rise to the protein MEGPLALLVKSPTQRHRDLRLRAEPAWTVRRLKAELRRLLPDAPPEEDQRLIYSGKLLLDHHCLREFLPKQEELHALHLVYNLKTPVTARETNAKVKTDQLKVLPEASRESPVSSSNSERQRCSSDSQSSAEASTRPETTRHPFQRVAPGFSAYTTYSMLQMSWFQQIYARQYYMQYLASAAASADPSRTQRSQEIPVAPVTSPTPLPDPFPAQNQPGNQNVAPQVNPAANQNLRMNAQGGPLMEEEEEGGNRDWLDWLYSATLFYVFVNIVYFYSSVSKFLLVMGGTVLMYLHHVGWLPFRRRPVQPFPNNVPPQAAVNQDQNNNLQEENADGVDEPEASSEEGQVLREYQQASPSFISTAWLFFKTFFASLLPEGPGAVRN
- the HERPUD1 gene encoding homocysteine-responsive endoplasmic reticulum-resident ubiquitin-like domain member 1 protein isoform X3; this encodes MEGPLALLVKSPTQRHRDLRLRAEPAWTVRRLKAELRRLLPDAPQEELHALHLVYNLKTPVTARETNAKVKTDQLKVLPEASRESPVSSSNSERQRCSSDSQSSAEASTRPETTRHPFQRVAPGFSAYTTYSMLQMSWFQQIYARQYYMQYLASAAASADPSRTQRSQEIPVAPVTSPTPLPDPFPAQNQPGNQNVAPQVNPAANQNLRMNAQGGPLMEEEEEGGNRDWLDWLYSATLFYVFVNIVYFYSSVSKFLLVMGGTVLMYLHHVGWLPFRRRPVQPFPNNVPPQAAVNQDQNNNLQQEENADGVDEPEASSEEGQVLREYQQASPSFISTAWLFFKTFFASLLPEGPGAVRN
- the HERPUD1 gene encoding homocysteine-responsive endoplasmic reticulum-resident ubiquitin-like domain member 1 protein isoform X1, with the protein product MEGPLALLVKSPTQRHRDLRLRAEPAWTVRRLKAELRRLLPDAPPEEDQRLIYSGKLLLDHHCLREFLPKQEELHALHLVYNLKTPVTARETNAKVKTDQLKVLPEASRESPVSSSNSERQRCSSDSQSSAEASTRPETTRHPFQRVAPGFSAYTTYSMLQMSWFQQIYARQYYMQYLASAAASADPSRTQRSQEIPVAPVTSPTPLPDPFPAQNQPGNQNVAPQVNPAANQNLRMNAQGGPLMEEEEEGGNRDWLDWLYSATLFYVFVNIVYFYSSVSKFLLVMGGTVLMYLHHVGWLPFRRRPVQPFPNNVPPQAAVNQDQNNNLQQEENADGVDEPEASSEEGQVLREYQQASPSFISTAWLFFKTFFASLLPEGPGAVRN